The sequence below is a genomic window from Thermoflavifilum sp..
TGTCCGTTTTCAAACAACTGCAGATGACCCCGGTCGCAAATGATTTCATACCGGTTCCACTGCCCGCCGGGTGTTACCCATTCGGTGTCGGCGGCAATCAAGTCGTACAGATCGCCAGCCCGGCATTTCAGGATACGGCTATCGGGACTGCAGCAGAGGTCAACAATCTGCATCTCCGGGCCAGTATTCCAGGTTTCGCGATAAGCAGGCGATTCATTTACATAAAACATCACACCGCTGTTGCCGCAGGGCGCTATTTTCCACTCTATTTTCAGGTCGAAATTGCGAAATGTTTCGTCGGTGGTTAGATCTGCATCATCCGCATAGCTGCTGTGTGGGTTTTTGTCGAGTACAATACAACCCTTTTCCACCTTCCAGGCCTTGCCCGGCTTTTTTTGCAGATAACTATGCCAGCCAATTAAGTTTTTGCCATTGAAGAGCAGACGCCAGCCGGCTGCTTGTTCACTTGCAGTAAGCGTGTTCATGGGCTGGGCCTGCAAAGAATTACACAGGAAAAAAGCGGAACAGAAAAACAGGCATAACCGAAAGCAATACATCAGCGCATTTATTGATGGGTAAAGGAATCTGGTACAAGATAACCCATTGCCTCGAAAAAAGCAATGCGGGTAAGCGAAAATGCTTGTAAATTTGCGGGCTGCTGGGTTGTTAGCTCAGTTGGTTTAGAGCATCGTCTTGACAGGGCGGAGGTCACCGGTTCGAATCCGGTACAACCCACAGTTCAGCTTCTTTTCGGGTTGTTAGCTCAGGGGTTCAGAGCACTGTCTTCACACGGCAGGGGTCACTGGTTCAAATCCAGTACAACCCACAGCGCGAAGTGAGCATGCCTATCACGGATGCGGTGGCTTCTCTGGCATGCAATTATTTTCAGGTGATGGAGTTCACCTTAAACCGCCTTGTTTGCAGAGGCTGATGACTCCTGTACATTTGTCATTCATGAAAGTTTTGCATATGTACAGGAATTTGCTTTTCATCGGTATCGGTAGCTTCATAGGCGGTGTTCTTCGTTATCTCTTTCAAACACTGATTCAGCGTTATTATCCTGCACCGATTCCACTTGGAACATTATGGGTGAATGTAAGTGGGTGTTTCCTCATTGGTGTCATTTACGGCCTATCGGAAAAAGGAGGCATGCTCTCACCCGAAATGCGGCTATTTCTTGCTACTGGCGTTTGTGGCGGCTACACGACATTTTCTTCATTTGCCTATGAAAATGCATCCCTGCTGATGGATGCCGAATGGTTTTATTTTGGTTTATATACTTCTTTAAGCTTTTTCCTGGGCATTTTTGCTGCCTATCTTGGCGCATATCTGGTCAAAATCTTTTAAATCATTTTCATTATGGACACATTAAATGGCGATTCCAAATTGTTGCGCATCTTCATCGGCGAGATTGACAAACTCGGTCATCAACCCCTGTATGAAGCCATTTTATTTGCTGCACGCAAGCAGGGCATGGCCGGGTGCACCGTATTGCGTGGCATCATGTCGTTTGGTGCGGGCACGGTGGTGCATACGGCTAAATGGATTGATATATCACAGGATTTGCCCATTGTTGTAGAAATTGTGGACAAGGAAGAAAAAATCAATGCCTTTATGCCGGTTTTACATGAGATGATGCAAAAGGCCGGCTGTGGGGGATTGATTACCATTGAAAAAGCGCAGGTATTGTATTACAGGCACTAAAAAATATATCGTGGGCATTGAAATTGAACGGCGATTTTTAGTGAAACCGGAAGCATGGCAGCAGCGCCAGCATCGCTTACATGGGAAAGGTGTAAAGATCACACAGGGTTATTTGTGTATGGGTGAAAACGCCGTGGTGCGTGTGCGTATAGCGGAAGATCGTGCCTGGATAACCCTCAAGTCGAGGATTGCGCCGGCCACGCGTAATGAATTTGAATATTCCATACCCGTTTCGGATGCCAGGCAAATCCTGCAAACGATGTGCGGAACCTATATCATCCACAAGACACGATATCGTGTTTGTGCTGACGAGACCGACTGTTGGGAAGTGGATATTTTTCATGAACAAAACGAAGGCCTGATAATCGCAGAACTTGAGCTGCATGATCCACATCAATTTTTGATTTTGCCGGATTGGGTCGGGGAGGAAATTACCTACGATACCCGGTATGACAATTTCAATCTGGCGAAACATCCTTTTAAAACCTGGTCGGATGGAGCAAACCATTGAATTACCAGAAAATTATTTTCGCGTATTCAGGTCGCTGGCACAGCTGATTGAAGAAAAATTGATAGCGATGCAGGAGAGTTTTGTGCGCTTTCAAGCAGCTCCGCGGGTGCATCTGATTTATGAAAACGATCTGGATCAGCAAACCACGATGCTTATTCAAGAACAGATACAACAGATGTTTGCTGCACTTCAAGCATTCGTGATTCGCTATCACATCCCGCATAAAAGATTCAGTTTGCGTAAACAAATCATCATACAGAACGCATTTTTGTGGGAGGACTTAGAAAACTCACGTAGCCGGCATATTCGCGGCCATGGAGCTATCGATGAAGAGGTGATGCAGGATTTAGATGCGTTTCTGGATCAGATGATTGCAATATCAAATCGCATCGGTGAGATCTGTGAAAACAATTGATATCCCGTATGGTTCATCACAAGAAAACACAGCAATATGAGAATCACTTATGTACATGCGCGAGAAGTGCTTGATTCGCGCGGCAATCCCACGGTTGAGGCCGAGCTTACGCTGGAAGAGCAGTGCGTGATGTTATACAAACCATGAGCTATGCAGGATACACAAACACAGGTGAAAACGCTCCGTACGAGGGCTGTGCGTTTCATTGTATTTCTGGGGATCATCAGCTTGTTTGCCGATATGACTTATGAAGCGGCCCGGAGCATCAACGGTCCCTATCTGGAAATTTTAGGGGCCAGTGCTACGGTGGTGGGCGTGTTTTCGGGTCTGGGTGAATTAATCGGCTACGGACTTCGCCTTTTTTCGGGCTATATCAGCGATCGCTCGCACCGATACTGGCTCATCATGTTTGTGGGATATGGGGTGAATGTGCTGTCCGTGCCTTTGCTGGCCTGGACGGGCCACTGGCAGTGGGCGGTGTTGCTTATCCTGGCCGAGCGGGCGGGCAAGGCCATCCGCAATCCGACACGCGATGCCATGCTTTCGTATGCGTCGTCGGTCACCGGTCATGGATGGGGATTTGGTCTGCACGAGCTGATGGATCAAATCGGTGCCACGATCGGCCCCCTGCTGGTCAGCGCCGTCTTATGGTGGAAGTCCGATCAATATACGGCGGCCTATCTTACCCTGTTCATCCCGGCCGTCCTGGCGCTGGTGACGCTGGTGCTGGCCAGGATAGCGTTTCCACGCCCGCAGGAATTAGAGATCAAGGTGGTTTCGTTGCATGAACACACTCGTTTTGCACCGGGCTTCTGGCTCTACACGGCCGCGGCGATGTGTCTGGCTGCGGGATATGCCGATTACCCGTTGATTGCTTATCATTTCAAGCAATTACATCTGATGACCGATGCCTGGATACCGGTGCTCTACGCCCTGGCCATGCTCACAGAAGGATTGACCAGCCTGTGGCTGGGCCGGTTGTTCGATCGGTGGGGCATACCCGTGCTGATGGGCGTGGTGGTGCTGAGCACAGCATTTCCGGCGCTGGTGTTCCTGTTGCCTATGCCCTGGCTGGTGCTGGGCGTATTGTGCTGGGGACTGGGTATGGGAGCGCAAGGCGCTATTCTGAAGGCCGTGGTGGCTCATCTCATCCCCCGGCAGCGACGCGCCACCGCCTTCGGCCTGTTCGACACCCTGTTTGGCTTTGCCTGGTTTGCCGGCAGCAGCCTGATGGGATATCTGTATGATCATTCCATCGGTGGGCTCGTAGCCTTTTCCATGGTGATGCAACTCATCACCCTGCTTTTGTTGTTCATGTATATAAAAAAACACCCATGGATCCGCGTGCATCGATGATATCCCCTGCGCATCAGCCGGATTGGATCGAAGCCGTTGAAGGGCTGTTGCAGCTCTCCGAGGGCTGGGTGGATGATCGGCTCAGGCGTGATATTCGCGAGCTGAAAAGCAAGGCACAGCAGGAAAAGTTTTACCTGGTGATGGTGGGCTCCTTCAAAAGAGGCAAGTCGTCATTGATTAATGCCATGCTGGGCGTTCAGCTGGCGCCGGTGGCGGTGGTGCCCCTCACCGCACTGATCACCTTATTTGAATATGCCGACGAGCCGTTTGCCGAAGTACATTTTTTACACCAGCCGCCCCGACGGATCTCGCTGGACGAGATCAGCGCTTATGTGACCGAAGCCGGCAATCCGGAGAATACCAGACAGGTGGCTTATGTGCGCATCGGCTATCCGTCGCCTTTGTTACGTAACATGAGCATAGTAGATACACCCGGCATCGGCTCGGCATTTGAGCACAACACGCAAACCACCCTTTCTTTTGTTCCGAAAATCGACGCCGCGGTGTTTGTGCTCAGTGCCGATACGCCCATCTCCAAAGCTGATCTGGGGTTTCTGCAGACCCTGAACGAGCAGGTGCCCCGCATCTGTTTTGTGTTGAATAAGGCCGATTTATTGACCGAGGATGAATTGCAAGCTATGTTGCAATACAACCGCAGTCAGGTGGCCGCCGTGATGGGCGAGGCCACGACCATGAGCTGGGATGTGGTGTCGTGCAAGGCCAATGAAACGCGTTATCCGGCATCGGCATTCACCCATCGATTATTGCAGATGGTGGATAAGGAAAAAAGCCATATCCTGCAGCAATCGCTTCGTCGCCAGTACCGGCTGTTGCACAACCAGGTAGCCATGCAGTTGAAGCTGCAAAAAGAAACCCTTCTCATGCCCGTCAATGAGCTGGAAGAAAAGCAAAGGCAGCTGCAACAGGCCCTGTCGCTCATGCAACAACAAAAAGCTGAGTTTGAAACGTTGATTAGCAGCCGCATCAAATATATCCAGCAGCAAGTAGATGAAGCCGTCCAGCAGACGACTCGCCAGTGGCGGACACGGCTGCACAAGATCTATCAGGAAGAAAAGCTGCATACCTGGCGGGAAATGCACTCCATGGGCATACGTCGTTATCAGGAACAGCAGGCGCATGCCATCATTCAGGCTTTCCAGGAGATGAAAGCCGCATTAGAACAAACCACCCGTGCCCAGTTTCGAGAATTGCTGGAAACATATGCTTCCCGTTCACAATCCTTCTTACACGAGCTCACCCATCACCTGCATGCCTTGCTGGGCGTGGACTTTCATCTCATCATCGAAAAATTTGATCTCGATGTATATACATCGTTTTATTTTGATTACGGCAAAGGATTAACGATTGCTTATATCCTGCCATCCATCTGGACACGCTGGTTTCCCAATCGTTTCACCATCGGTGGGTATATGAAACGATTGCATGCACATGCTCAACAATTGCTCACCATCAATGGGTCGGCTATTATTTACGATTTGCAATACAAGATTCAAGAGTCGTTTCGCAAGTTTCATTATGATCTCGATCAGCATCTGCAACAATTGCTATCGCGTATTCAACAGATTATCGCCGATACCCTGCTGCGACGTGCCGAACAAACAAGCGATATAGCCGGCCGGATTGATGCTATTGATCAACGTTTGCAACAGCTTGCGCTCTGGGAAAATATTTGAATGATGGATACGCAAACATTATATGATCTCGATATTTTCCCGCGTGATGCAGTCGGACGCAGTGTGTATGAAATGATTCATTGTTTTACGCTCACTACGGGCGGAAAAGAAGCCCTGCAGAAGCGCATGCTGCAACCCGATTTCGATGCCTCAGAGGTTAGGCAGGCCCAGCAAACGGTTCGTTTTCTCTTGCAGCATCTGGCGGCCTGGAAGCAAAGTTTTTCAGCACAGGAGATGAAGTATCTCGAGGAATATTTTCACAGCAACCTCACGCCGCTCGAGGAAGTCGATGCCCTGCACAGGTGGTGGTATCGCTGGCAATATGCATCCGACTACGCTTTTATTCAAAGCAGTATCCAGCGTGTAGCTGTATTTATCCGTAAACTATTTGCGTTTGTGGATATGCCTGGACATCAGGCTGCGGAAATCCTCAATGATGTGCATCGGATATGCGATAGCCTCTATACTGCCGACCAGAATGGATGGTTGACGGCGGCAGCAGATCATACGTTAAACAGTCATCAGGTTTTTTATCTCGATCATTTCATTCGGGTCTTGCATAAAACGCAGTTCATATCGCTGCTCCAGGCATTTTATACTTTAG
It includes:
- a CDS encoding DUF1080 domain-containing protein — protein: MNTLTASEQAAGWRLLFNGKNLIGWHSYLQKKPGKAWKVEKGCIVLDKNPHSSYADDADLTTDETFRNFDLKIEWKIAPCGNSGVMFYVNESPAYRETWNTGPEMQIVDLCCSPDSRILKCRAGDLYDLIAADTEWVTPGGQWNRYEIICDRGHLQLFENGHKIIDTHLWTDAWKQLIAHSKFATMPDFGTFHQGHIALQGTENGKIWFRNIKIRTW
- the crcB gene encoding fluoride efflux transporter CrcB, translating into MKVLHMYRNLLFIGIGSFIGGVLRYLFQTLIQRYYPAPIPLGTLWVNVSGCFLIGVIYGLSEKGGMLSPEMRLFLATGVCGGYTTFSSFAYENASLLMDAEWFYFGLYTSLSFFLGIFAAYLGAYLVKIF
- a CDS encoding DUF190 domain-containing protein, with amino-acid sequence MDTLNGDSKLLRIFIGEIDKLGHQPLYEAILFAARKQGMAGCTVLRGIMSFGAGTVVHTAKWIDISQDLPIVVEIVDKEEKINAFMPVLHEMMQKAGCGGLITIEKAQVLYYRH
- a CDS encoding CYTH domain-containing protein codes for the protein MGIEIERRFLVKPEAWQQRQHRLHGKGVKITQGYLCMGENAVVRVRIAEDRAWITLKSRIAPATRNEFEYSIPVSDARQILQTMCGTYIIHKTRYRVCADETDCWEVDIFHEQNEGLIIAELELHDPHQFLILPDWVGEEITYDTRYDNFNLAKHPFKTWSDGANH
- a CDS encoding MFS transporter; translated protein: MQDTQTQVKTLRTRAVRFIVFLGIISLFADMTYEAARSINGPYLEILGASATVVGVFSGLGELIGYGLRLFSGYISDRSHRYWLIMFVGYGVNVLSVPLLAWTGHWQWAVLLILAERAGKAIRNPTRDAMLSYASSVTGHGWGFGLHELMDQIGATIGPLLVSAVLWWKSDQYTAAYLTLFIPAVLALVTLVLARIAFPRPQELEIKVVSLHEHTRFAPGFWLYTAAAMCLAAGYADYPLIAYHFKQLHLMTDAWIPVLYALAMLTEGLTSLWLGRLFDRWGIPVLMGVVVLSTAFPALVFLLPMPWLVLGVLCWGLGMGAQGAILKAVVAHLIPRQRRATAFGLFDTLFGFAWFAGSSLMGYLYDHSIGGLVAFSMVMQLITLLLLFMYIKKHPWIRVHR
- a CDS encoding dynamin family protein, whose translation is MDPRASMISPAHQPDWIEAVEGLLQLSEGWVDDRLRRDIRELKSKAQQEKFYLVMVGSFKRGKSSLINAMLGVQLAPVAVVPLTALITLFEYADEPFAEVHFLHQPPRRISLDEISAYVTEAGNPENTRQVAYVRIGYPSPLLRNMSIVDTPGIGSAFEHNTQTTLSFVPKIDAAVFVLSADTPISKADLGFLQTLNEQVPRICFVLNKADLLTEDELQAMLQYNRSQVAAVMGEATTMSWDVVSCKANETRYPASAFTHRLLQMVDKEKSHILQQSLRRQYRLLHNQVAMQLKLQKETLLMPVNELEEKQRQLQQALSLMQQQKAEFETLISSRIKYIQQQVDEAVQQTTRQWRTRLHKIYQEEKLHTWREMHSMGIRRYQEQQAHAIIQAFQEMKAALEQTTRAQFRELLETYASRSQSFLHELTHHLHALLGVDFHLIIEKFDLDVYTSFYFDYGKGLTIAYILPSIWTRWFPNRFTIGGYMKRLHAHAQQLLTINGSAIIYDLQYKIQESFRKFHYDLDQHLQQLLSRIQQIIADTLLRRAEQTSDIAGRIDAIDQRLQQLALWENI